The following coding sequences lie in one Tachysurus fulvidraco isolate hzauxx_2018 chromosome 19, HZAU_PFXX_2.0, whole genome shotgun sequence genomic window:
- the cntn1b gene encoding contactin 1b isoform X2, with amino-acid sequence MVASLVLLSFFSLLLSADAIKPRFFEPRIFDKEATGFGPIFEEEPLDTVYAEDSPEPKISMNCRVRANPPATVKWWHNNWEIKLMEQPDEHYSLVGGNLLITHPDKSKHAGKYVCVARNVYGTVISKEATVRFGFLNQFPTDEREPVNVKEGQGVVLLCDPPTHYPIEIMYRWIYNDFPNFIIPDQRRFVSQTTGNLYIAKVEASDIGNYSCFVSSPTIGKSVFSTPFALVPEIQKEVNRYPADIRVRFPKTYALVGQNVTLECFALGNPLPHIRWRKLDADLPPNYEVSMNGALLHLINVQYEDEGSYECEALNIKGMDWYRQWLYVEGAPEWAEHINDTEKDVGSELTLSCTAVGKPLPWIRWLKDGYSYGKGELKFSSLTFEDSGMYQCIAENNWGTIYANAELRVVSCAPTFIYNPVKKILLGAENGRVVIECKPRAAPKPKFIWKRGLETFSNSSRVFIWDDGSLEILNVNKADEGEYTCYAENDRGKANSSGTLIIKEATKITVGPSDVIVTVGENTVLKCSASYDPSFDITFIWSVDSYIINFATDYEHYEQLMDQESSGHLLIKNIQVGHAGYYTCTAQTIVDNATASATVEVKG; translated from the exons ATGGTGGCCTCACTTGTGTTGCtgagttttttctctttgcttttaTCAGCAG ATGCCATCAAGCCTAGGTTCTTTGAGCCCAGAATCTTTGACA AGGAGGCCACAGGTTTTGGACCCATATTTGAGGAGGAACCCTTAGACACAGTATATGCTGAGGATTCTCCTGAGCCCAAAATCTCCATGAACTGCAGAGTGCGAGCAAATCCACCAGCAACTGTCAA ATGGTGGCATAATAACTGGGAGATTAAGCTGATGGAGCAGCCGGATGAACACTACAGTTTAGTGGGCGGAAACCTCTTAATCACTCATCCAGACAAGAGTAAGCATGCTGGAAAATACGTTTGTGTGGCCAGGAATGTTTATGGCACAGTCATCAGTAAGGAGGCCACTGTGAGGTTTGGAT TTCTGAACCAATTTCCTACTGatgagagagagcctgtgaaTGTTAAAGAAGGACAGGGGGTTGTTCTCCTGTGTGATCCACCCACTCACTACCCAA TTGAGATAATGTACCGATGGATCTACAACGATTTTCCCAACTTTATTATTCCTGATCAGAGGCGCTTTGTGTCTCAGACAACAGGCAACCTCTACATTGCTAAGGTAGAGGCCTCTGACATTGGCAACTACTCATGTTTCGTGTCCAGCCCTACCATTGGCAAGAGTGTCTTCAGCACACCTTTCGCTCTGGTACCAGAGATCCAAA AGGAAGTTAATCGATATCCTGCAGACATTCGAGTCAGATTTCCTAAGACTTATGCCTTGGTGGGACAAAACGTCACACTGGAGTGCTTCGCCCTGGGAAA CCCTCTACCACACATCCGCTGGAGGAAACTGGATGCAGATCTGCCACCCAACTATGAGGTAAGCATGAATGGTGCTCTGCTACACCTCATCAACGTGCAGTATGAGGACGAGGGTAGCTATGAATGTGAGGCCCTCAACATCAAGGGCATGGACTGGTATCGCCAGTGGCTTTATGTGGAGG GTGCTCCGGAGTGGGCAGAGCATATTAATGACACAGAGAAAGATGTCGGAAGTGAGCTTACACTTTCCTGCACTGCCGTGGGGAAGCCGTTACCTTGGATTCGCTGGTTGAAGGATGGATATTCA TATGGCAAAGGGGAGCTGAAGTTCTCCAGTCTCACTTTTGAAGACTCCGGCATGTACCAGTGCATTGCTGAGAACAACTGGGGAACCATCTATGCTAATGCAGAGCTGCGTGTCGTCT CTTGTGCTCCTACATTCATTTACAACCCAGTAAAAAAGATTTTGTTGGGGGCTGAAAATGGACGTGTGGTGATTGAGTGTAAACCACGAGCTGCTCCAAAGCCAAAGTTTATTTGGAAACGCGGCTTAGAAACATTCTCCAACTCATCTCG tgtgtttatttggGATGATGGGAGTCTGGAGATTCTGAATGTGAATAAGGCTGACGAAGGTGAATACACATGTTATGCTGAGAATGACCGTGGAAAGGCCAACAGCTCAGGGACCCTTATTATTAAAG AGGCAACAAAGATCACTGTAGGTCCATCagatgtgattgtgactgtgggTGAGAACACCGTCCTTAAGTGCTCGGCCTCATATGACCCTAGCTTTGATATCACCTTCATCTGGTCAGTGGACTCATACATCATCAACTTTGCCACTGATTATGAGCACTATGAGCAGCTAATG GATCAAGAGTCCAGTGGACATCTGctgattaaaaacattcagGTTGGCCATGCAGGGTACTACACCTGCACAGCACAGACAATTGTTGACAATGCCACCGCTTCTGCTACTGTTGAAGTCAAAGGTTAG